Proteins co-encoded in one Garra rufa chromosome 21, GarRuf1.0, whole genome shotgun sequence genomic window:
- the pomca gene encoding proopiomelanocortin a, with amino-acid sequence MVRGVRMLCPAWLLALAVLCAGGSEVRAQCWENARCRDLTTDDNILDCIQLCRSDLTDESPVYPGENHLQPPSEPEQTEVLAPLSPAALAPAEQMESESSLRHEHKRSYSMEHFRWGKPVGRKRRPIKVYTNGMEEESAETLPAEMRRELATNEVDYPQEESALNQQEKKDGSYKMNHFRWSSPPASKRYGGFMKSWDERSQKPLLTLFKNVINKEHQKKDQ; translated from the exons ATGGTGAGGGGAGTGAGGATGTTGTGTCCAGCTTGGCTCTTGGCTCTGGCTGTTCTGTGTGCGGGTGGGTCTGAAGTCAGAGCTCAGTGTTGGGAGAACGCCCGCTGCAGAGATCTCACCACTGATGACAACATCTTG GACTGCATACAACTATGTAGGTCTGATCTGACGGACGAATCCCCCGTCTACCCTGGAGAAAATCATTTGCAGCCTCCCTCCGAGCCGGAGCAAACCGAGGTCCTCGCACCCCTGTCCCCAGCTGCCCTCGCTCCCGCTGAGCAAATGGAGTCCGAGTCCAGCCTTCGGCACGAGCACAAGCGCTCCTACTCCATGGAGCATTTCCGTTGGGGAAAGCCAGTGGGTCGCAAACGCCGGCCTATCAAGGTGTACACAAACGGCATGGAGGAGGAATCCGCCGAGACTCTCCCAGCCGAGATGAGGCGCGAGCTGGCCACCAACGAGGTCGACTATCCTCAAGAGGAGAGCGCTTTAAACCAGCAGGAGAAGAAGGACGGCTCCTACAAAATGAACCATTTCCGCTGGAGCAGCCCACCTGCTAGCAAGCGCTACGGAGGCTTTATGAAGTCCTGGGATGAACGCAGTCAGAAACCCCTTCTCACACTCTTCAAAAACGTCATAAACAAAGAGCACCAGAAAAAGGACCAGTGA